The following nucleotide sequence is from Montipora foliosa isolate CH-2021 unplaced genomic scaffold, ASM3666993v2 scaffold_117, whole genome shotgun sequence.
gtgacccccattttttatctCTGAAATGTAATCATCATTCcagaataaaactttctgcaaagtctAAAGGAATTCTATGCagaggattcagagccaccttaacactAAATGTGTCTTCAGTTTTTCTTCAATTTACAGGACACACTCTCTCTCTTACTTCGTTTCCTTTAAGTGAATAAGAAAGAACTAAGCCAATTCTCTTTTCCTTCCAGCGATCAAAGAGTGGTCTGTTAGCGCCCCCAACAGCCATCTTGCCGGCGGAATGACGTACAATGACGGAAAACTGACGGTGCCTATTTCTGGACGGTACTACATATATTTATACATCTATTATCACAACAATGGGAGAGTACACCTCCTTGTTAACAACAAAATTGTTACCATGACACAACCGATGAAAACAACAAACAGCGAGGGGGGCTTGTACGCTGGCGGAGTGTTTAAAGTGAAAGCTGGTGACGTCATCATGGCGAAGTCAGGCTCATGGCCAACTCCAACTAGTAAAGTATATATGTGGACCTATCACTGCTACTTCGGGGCATTTTTGATTTGAGCGCGCTCCAATCGCTCTACGACGCATAAAGGCGACAATATAACGACCACCAGCTTTTATGATTTAAGGGATTTAAAAGCTAGACTTCTAATTGTAGTTTTGCTGTTTTGTAGAGGACAAAGTCGTCACAACTGTCTCTTAAAAGACTTATAGCTGTAATATCATTctttaaaactgaaataaaaaataattgtgGTCCCAAATACTTGTGAGTGGACATTTATTGAAGACCTACAACTCTGCTCAGATCAACTAAAGTGGGACTAGCGCATTCCTATTCCGCAGTCATAATTGATCGATGCCATTGACGAAATCTCCAgctcaaaaagaaaatgtaagttgaaaccGTTTCCCGAGAAATAAATTTCAGTCCTTCGTTGTATAGCATGACACAAAGACATGCAGACAACATGAAGACAACGTTGCAGTGTTTTCGGAATAAACGAATTATTAGCATTTTGCGCGGAATTTGTCTCCGTTAAAAAATTTGCGGCGGGCCTGAGCTGTAGGTATTTTTTCACAGGTCACCAGGTCGTTGTTCTACCTATACCaaagcaacccaaaaccttATGCCCAAATgtcgtttttaggcctaataaggTCTATGTTTAGCATTGGTAAAGGTTTTGAaacgagtgacctgtgaaaAGTAACCTGTCCAAAAATTAGGGAGCTTAGCATTATTTCCCGGTTATTGTTTTGACATGGAAAGtttgtagagcggttttcaattgagtgtcgaaaataattagcgaattgcttttgctttgcattacttcacccaCGGATGCagttacacagtaaaagactccTCTCTGGGTAAAACAATAGGGTATAATCAATATAATTAGGGATCTTCGTGTATTAGCAacgttctgctttatgattggccaagccaTCCCAGGGAGCAGGTGAAcagtacttttcagttcaggaactgtcatgggaagttcttttgctcttttgtgatgtatccatggaaatagtcctagggcagtttcggtctggggaaagcggttacacacaaaaatGCGCATGGAcaaacgctatttacccatgggtaaaagggctagtgtaaccacaactaTTGGTTGTggtcgcattagggagttaacactGGTGTTAAATCAtattctattgttcagtgttcccctggggattcaaaacaccagagagttgacTCTCgagtagtgtcaacactagtgttacactgtgtttctctcaagtgtaaCCGCAACCATTGTTTTTGGGCGATCTCGTAGCCTTGGCCATTGTCCTCGCTTAAGCTCCTTATTATGTTAGAAAATGTGATTTCCATGGCTTTTTACTCAAAGCCGTTTTCCTGTCGTGCGCAGAACGCACCACCTTGTATAGAACTGAGGGAGGCGAAGCGTCTCCAGAGTAAACCAGCAGAAGGAAAAAGACGTACTCGTTGCACCGCATGCTGCATTTCCGATACCTGTCAAACGCTACTAAATGATTGGTTCATTCGAACGCATCCAGCGTGACCGTTGGAAATACAGCAAACAATTAAATTTATGATATAAGCTTAAGTCTCTGACAATACAGTGACAAACATTGAAATCATTTTCCCACGATTTTCCCCGCTACACCATCAATCACTTATTTGGAAAGATAGCTTTACATTGATTGTAAACCAAGCGAAAACTTTTTTCGTCCTTCAGGATCTTCCAAGTGAAAGGATTTTCTTCCCTCCATGTCAAGGGTCTCTAGGTCGCTTGGGTCTTTCCGAGTTACACCGGGGTATCTATAGGAAGAGTCAAAGCCAGTCTATTTGAACGGTATCAAAATCAGCCCTCAAGTTGACCCATGTTGATGAGGAAGTCCCTTTCCGTAAGTGCAGCACCACCCACCAGTGGACTACTGTGTGGGGGGTCGTGGGATCAAAAACACCGGCCGGAACAACTTacttagggtctttaaataactgaggagaaagtgctgcctttttaatGTCACCTGCAAGTGGTTAGACTcactagtcttctcggataaggacgataaatcgtaggcctcgtctcacaacccttcaatcgTGTTTATAACCCTGTGGGCCGTAAAATAACCTACATACTATTTGCAAAGAGTAGGCaaggagttcccggtgttgtggtctgcccTATGTGGCATATCTAGTTAAACGCCTGGTATAGTATATTCCGATTTAGGAGTATCTAATTGAAGGATTAAAGACGCGTATTTTCGTGTATTAATTTCTTTCCcttcctctgcaaaacaacagggGATTTGAACAAAGAACAAGAAAAccacaacaaaatgaaaaatataaCTTGTCGCTATTCTGTGATTATCCATCTTCTTCACGTTTTAAAATGAGGGCAAATTACccaggagcaaggatggcggtcggttagtgcgcggccttggtgcaagaggtcttgagttcgattcccggatctcgcattcttgtttcgacttctttcctttccgtgtagctaagtagctttaaatacccgtaaaacggagcactgatggagagggggggagtaaaatgaggtttgtcagttgaattactgttacgagttatcgacgttaaatatggttactttactttccTTTTAGCTGAAAtggttagagcggttttcgttTTTCCATGATGACGAATCGCTTTAACAAATATTTGCTCTTGAAAGAAAACTGTACcctttcaaaaataaattacagggaagtattttttttttcctattcaGGC
It contains:
- the LOC137985941 gene encoding uncharacterized protein isoform X1, with product MDHLSFVFSVLLIVSITTTTFGSAIEAKNPSEEDTCATSNSPINITVLGNVKGEKGEKGDTGEKGEKGTLAPCNCTLQNDNKPSAHLEGRNIGSKTYEGAITIKEWSVSAPNSHLAGGMTYNDGKLTVPISGRYYIYLYIYYHNNGRVHLLVNNKIVTMTQPMKTTNSEGGLYAGGVFKVKAGDVIMAKSGSWPTPTSKVYMWTYHCYFGAFLI
- the LOC137985941 gene encoding uncharacterized protein isoform X2, with the protein product MKLLFVFFTLACANLHFCGATSASGNQDTCATSNSPINITVLGNVKGEKGEKGDTGEKGEKGTLAPCNCTLQNDNKPSAHLEGRNIGSKTYEGAITIKEWSVSAPNSHLAGGMTYNDGKLTVPISGRYYIYLYIYYHNNGRVHLLVNNKIVTMTQPMKTTNSEGGLYAGGVFKVKAGDVIMAKSGSWPTPTSKVYMWTYHCYFGAFLI